A DNA window from Nitrospira sp. contains the following coding sequences:
- a CDS encoding Diaminopimelate epimerase 2 (MaGe:77309430) — protein sequence MKNGFFRGHGLGNDYIVMDPKELTFKLTPKNIKAVCDRNWGLGSDGILALVPSKKANFGLRIYNPDGSEAEKSGNGLRIFARYLHATGKTKKKHFTVETKGGLVTIDLHVDRHGDASAVTVEMGQATFKPSALPCTMAVEELIQQPIEAAGRSLAFTGVSVGNPHCIMFKKAGDTWSREDLLTLGPLLENHALFPKRTNVQLAIPTGPKEIFILIWERGAGETQASGSSSCAAASAAVRLGLVKSPVTVKMPGGTLNIDVAPDFSLTMKGPVAEVARGSLSPSFLRTLK from the coding sequence ATGAAGAACGGATTTTTTCGCGGACACGGTCTCGGCAACGATTACATCGTGATGGACCCCAAAGAGCTGACGTTTAAGCTCACTCCGAAAAATATCAAGGCCGTCTGCGATCGCAACTGGGGCCTGGGTAGCGACGGCATCCTCGCGCTCGTCCCGAGTAAGAAAGCCAACTTCGGCCTGCGGATCTACAATCCGGACGGCAGCGAGGCTGAGAAATCCGGCAACGGGTTGCGCATTTTCGCCCGCTATCTGCATGCGACAGGAAAGACCAAGAAGAAACATTTTACCGTCGAGACGAAAGGCGGTCTGGTGACCATCGATCTGCATGTGGATCGTCACGGCGACGCCAGCGCCGTCACCGTCGAGATGGGACAGGCGACATTCAAACCGTCGGCGCTGCCCTGCACGATGGCCGTCGAGGAATTGATTCAGCAGCCAATAGAAGCCGCTGGACGTTCGTTAGCCTTCACAGGCGTGAGCGTCGGCAATCCCCATTGCATCATGTTCAAGAAAGCGGGAGACACCTGGTCGCGTGAGGATTTGCTGACGCTTGGCCCCCTGCTGGAAAACCATGCCCTGTTCCCCAAGCGCACGAATGTGCAACTGGCGATTCCCACCGGTCCCAAAGAAATATTTATTTTGATCTGGGAGCGCGGCGCCGGAGAAACCCAGGCCTCAGGATCGTCTTCCTGCGCCGCTGCCAGCGCGGCCGTTCGGCTGGGCTTGGTCAAAAGTCCGGTCACGGTGAAGATGCCGGGCGGCACATTGAATATCGACGTGGCACCGGATTTCTCGCTCACGATGAAGGGGCCGGTGGCCGAAGTCGCGCGCGGCAGTCTAAGCCCGTCGTTCCTTCGCACGCTGAAGTAA
- a CDS encoding UvrABC system protein C (MaGe:77309431) yields the protein MMTDALQSKLDHLPDNPGVYLFKDQSGELLYVGKAASLADRVRSYFQRGADHSPKTTLLVGQIADLETIVTRSELEALILESNLIKRHRPRFNVVLRDDKQYPYLRLPIKDRFPRLSIVRKVQKDGALYYGPYTPAGALRETLKVIKKSFPLATCAIEIDGTAERACLEFEIKRCMAPCTGHQSQADYLKIVSQVRQFLEGRDHELLDDLRAQMEAAAEREEFEEAARLRDRLFKIERTLEKQRITQTASADQDVIGLARQGTAVDLQLLFVRGGLLIGRKDFFWPHSADVSDEDLVRSAIEQFYNKDGQPPKELLVPTTLADAELIEQWLSDKRGSGVKVLAPERGTKHQLVLLAEENAAASVANHLRDEALDRQAVEDLKRLLHLDKAPRRIEGFDISNTMGNQSVASMVVWEDGQMKKADYRRFKIQTVIGANDFASMQEVVARRYGDSEHLARPDLILIDGGLGQLAAAMEGLKQAGHRDQAIMGLAKARGEKNERIFLPGRKNPILLRPNAPATHLVQRIRDEAHRFAITYHRKLRGNAFTASKLDQISGIGESTRIRLLKEFGSMEALAKASDTALTEAGLNATTIAVLRNTLT from the coding sequence ATGATGACCGACGCCCTTCAATCCAAACTCGATCACCTGCCCGATAACCCAGGCGTGTATCTTTTCAAAGATCAGTCTGGAGAATTGCTCTACGTCGGCAAGGCCGCTTCGCTGGCCGACCGTGTCCGCTCCTACTTTCAGCGCGGCGCCGACCACTCCCCCAAAACGACCTTGCTCGTCGGTCAGATTGCCGATCTTGAGACCATTGTCACGCGCTCGGAACTTGAAGCGCTCATTCTTGAAAGCAATCTCATCAAGCGCCATCGGCCGCGTTTCAACGTCGTGTTGCGCGACGACAAGCAGTATCCCTATCTCAGGCTGCCGATCAAAGACCGCTTCCCCCGCTTGTCGATCGTCAGAAAAGTCCAGAAAGACGGCGCACTCTATTACGGTCCCTATACGCCGGCCGGTGCGCTACGCGAGACCCTCAAGGTCATCAAGAAATCGTTTCCGCTCGCCACCTGCGCCATCGAGATCGACGGAACCGCCGAACGGGCCTGCCTGGAATTCGAGATCAAGCGCTGCATGGCGCCCTGTACCGGCCATCAATCGCAAGCGGACTATCTCAAGATCGTCAGCCAGGTTCGTCAATTCCTCGAAGGGCGCGATCATGAGTTGCTGGACGACCTTCGCGCCCAGATGGAAGCGGCGGCCGAGCGGGAGGAGTTTGAAGAAGCGGCCCGGCTGCGCGACCGGCTCTTCAAGATCGAACGCACGCTGGAGAAGCAGCGCATCACGCAAACGGCCTCGGCCGACCAGGATGTGATCGGCCTGGCGCGACAAGGCACCGCCGTCGATCTGCAACTGCTCTTTGTGCGCGGCGGCCTGCTCATTGGACGGAAGGATTTCTTCTGGCCCCACTCGGCCGATGTCAGCGACGAAGATCTGGTCCGTTCCGCCATTGAACAGTTTTACAACAAAGACGGCCAGCCCCCCAAGGAACTGCTGGTGCCCACAACGCTTGCCGACGCGGAGCTCATCGAACAATGGCTGAGCGATAAACGAGGCTCCGGCGTGAAGGTTCTCGCCCCGGAGCGCGGGACGAAACATCAACTGGTTCTACTGGCCGAAGAAAATGCGGCGGCCTCCGTAGCCAACCATCTGCGCGATGAAGCGCTCGACCGGCAGGCCGTCGAAGACTTGAAGCGACTGTTGCATCTGGACAAGGCGCCCCGGCGCATCGAAGGGTTCGACATCTCCAATACGATGGGCAACCAGTCGGTCGCTTCGATGGTTGTGTGGGAAGACGGCCAGATGAAAAAAGCGGATTATCGCCGCTTTAAAATTCAGACCGTCATCGGCGCAAACGATTTTGCCAGCATGCAGGAAGTCGTGGCGCGGCGGTATGGAGACTCCGAACACCTTGCCCGGCCCGATTTGATTCTGATCGACGGCGGCTTAGGCCAGCTGGCGGCCGCCATGGAAGGACTGAAGCAGGCCGGCCATCGCGATCAGGCGATTATGGGATTAGCCAAGGCGCGTGGAGAAAAAAACGAGCGCATCTTTTTGCCTGGACGAAAAAATCCGATTCTGCTCAGACCGAACGCCCCGGCCACACACCTCGTTCAACGCATCCGCGACGAAGCCCACCGGTTTGCCATCACCTATCATCGCAAGCTACGCGGCAACGCCTTCACCGCCTCCAAACTCGATCAGATCAGCGGGATCGGCGAGAGCACGCGCATCAGACTGCTCAAGGAATTCGGGAGCATGGAGGCGCTGGCGAAAGCGAGCGACACCGCACTGACCGAAGCAGGCCTCAATGCAACAACCATCGCAGTCCTTCGCAATACCCTCACCTGA
- a CDS encoding Long-chain fatty acid transporter (MaGe:77309432): MRCSIEFRIRMRLVLWYGLIVVFLASPSMSHAQALRFQPQGAVATGQGNAFAAQADDASAIHYNPAGLSQVEGVQAVFGTTLLGGSIKSKGTTGIDTRGDFGGSTVFPSPSHTYLSANLRALGLTSLSRVTVGLGLTSSFGLNTRYPVDSPFNTAAKSASLPLLGIKPTIAYKVTDDLSVGLGVDIYTFAGFLGEGQAEQQQVGSGFRGIPAGASVELNGKGTGVGMNASLLYTLIRNIDGKPLTSIGIIYRSQAVLPLHGGLLVNGVKTASASTSLALPPIYTVAIAFWPVRTTEREWKLEVDVDVVAWKSYKDLNLYLSNGTMLPQPRQWKTVPVVSLGMEYKWLNPSWLPNWEVAARAGYTRTEDPVPDLTFDPASISLPSNTLSLGAGFLCKQGGVFLGAIPCGGGSALWPKAIGFDVAYQEWFYDSRTIVGNLNPTVNGTYHALVHLGTFSLKFLF, encoded by the coding sequence GTGCGGTGCTCTATCGAATTCCGAATTAGGATGAGGCTAGTTCTCTGGTACGGTTTGATAGTAGTTTTTCTCGCCAGCCCTTCTATGTCTCACGCTCAGGCCCTCCGGTTTCAGCCACAAGGAGCAGTCGCTACCGGTCAAGGCAACGCATTTGCGGCTCAGGCAGACGATGCGTCCGCCATTCACTATAACCCCGCAGGGCTTAGTCAGGTTGAAGGCGTTCAGGCTGTCTTCGGGACTACGCTGTTGGGAGGATCGATTAAAAGCAAAGGAACGACGGGAATCGATACTCGTGGGGACTTCGGCGGCAGCACTGTTTTTCCTTCTCCGAGCCATACCTATTTGAGTGCCAACTTGAGAGCCCTTGGGCTGACCAGTCTTTCGCGGGTGACGGTGGGACTTGGACTGACGTCTTCCTTTGGGCTGAATACGCGATACCCCGTCGATAGTCCCTTCAACACTGCTGCAAAATCTGCGTCCCTTCCGCTCCTCGGTATCAAGCCAACCATTGCGTATAAAGTGACGGATGATTTGTCCGTCGGTTTAGGCGTCGACATTTATACCTTTGCCGGTTTTCTTGGAGAAGGCCAGGCGGAGCAGCAGCAAGTTGGGTCCGGTTTTCGCGGTATCCCTGCTGGGGCTTCGGTGGAATTGAATGGAAAGGGTACTGGCGTGGGTATGAACGCCAGCCTGCTGTATACTCTAATTAGAAACATCGATGGGAAACCACTGACGTCGATCGGGATAATCTATCGCAGTCAGGCTGTATTGCCGTTGCATGGCGGTTTACTGGTTAATGGGGTCAAAACTGCCAGTGCTTCCACAAGCTTGGCCCTTCCGCCGATATACACTGTAGCCATAGCCTTTTGGCCGGTACGTACGACGGAACGAGAATGGAAGCTGGAGGTGGACGTTGACGTTGTGGCCTGGAAGTCTTACAAGGATTTGAACCTCTATCTCTCAAACGGCACGATGTTGCCACAGCCGCGGCAATGGAAAACTGTGCCAGTTGTCTCGCTGGGGATGGAATACAAGTGGCTCAATCCGTCGTGGTTGCCGAATTGGGAGGTGGCAGCGAGGGCCGGGTATACCAGGACCGAAGATCCTGTTCCAGATTTGACTTTTGATCCAGCGTCCATTTCTCTACCGTCCAACACGCTTTCACTGGGCGCTGGCTTTCTCTGTAAGCAGGGAGGGGTGTTTCTTGGGGCAATTCCTTGCGGAGGCGGATCCGCTCTCTGGCCGAAGGCCATAGGGTTTGACGTGGCCTATCAGGAATGGTTCTACGACTCGCGCACGATCGTCGGGAATCTGAATCCCACGGTCAACGGTACGTATCATGCGCTTGTCCATCTGGGGACGTTCAGCCTAAAATTTCTTTTCTGA
- a CDS encoding Transcriptional regulator (Modular protein) (MaGe:77309433) — protein sequence MRSSPTQRQQISENSLCGEFPFIRQGRSSTISPAIRKTSEPPSAESLTRASSSNIPRRFPAEIFADLTRKEMQDVLEILHYSITATTGDDVHQVLTLLKKAVACPKVIGGVAQLTEKGEFKEFNSVINVSYSNEWLYAYGKNEYAQVDPVLKTALSTLQTQVWEQTYSGVSSPKQLEFVEEARAFGLIHGLTTGMIEPTRNYATFFSFSGGRSDNTVRYKSLLEYLLPYIHNVLIANTHTPLSNRVKGLSPREAAVLVWMKQGKTNWEISRILGVSERTIRFHVESIFSKLDVSSRTQAVAYAVEHGLASGK from the coding sequence ATGCGTTCCTCCCCCACACAACGGCAGCAGATTTCAGAAAACTCTCTATGCGGAGAGTTTCCGTTTATTCGTCAAGGGCGCTCTAGTACCATTTCTCCAGCGATACGAAAAACCTCGGAGCCTCCCTCGGCTGAGAGTCTAACTCGTGCTTCTAGCTCGAATATTCCCAGACGATTTCCAGCAGAAATATTTGCAGATCTGACACGGAAAGAGATGCAGGATGTTCTGGAGATTCTTCATTATTCAATTACAGCTACTACAGGCGATGACGTTCACCAAGTCCTCACGCTCCTCAAAAAGGCTGTTGCTTGCCCGAAAGTTATTGGTGGAGTCGCACAACTAACGGAAAAAGGCGAGTTTAAAGAATTCAATAGCGTAATCAACGTAAGCTACTCAAACGAGTGGCTGTATGCTTATGGGAAAAATGAATATGCTCAAGTAGATCCGGTTCTCAAAACAGCGCTATCTACTCTCCAGACTCAAGTGTGGGAACAGACGTATAGTGGTGTCTCTAGTCCTAAACAATTAGAGTTTGTGGAGGAAGCCCGTGCATTCGGACTTATTCATGGGCTAACGACAGGAATGATAGAGCCCACTCGAAACTACGCCACGTTTTTCTCATTTTCTGGGGGCCGATCCGATAATACGGTTCGCTACAAGAGCTTACTCGAATACCTTCTACCCTACATCCACAACGTATTAATCGCCAATACCCATACGCCCCTCTCAAATCGCGTTAAAGGGCTTTCCCCTCGTGAAGCCGCCGTATTGGTATGGATGAAACAAGGAAAAACCAACTGGGAGATCTCACGTATTTTAGGCGTGAGCGAGCGAACCATTCGTTTTCATGTGGAGAGTATTTTTTCAAAGCTCGACGTAAGCTCACGCACTCAGGCTGTAGCCTATGCCGTGGAGCATGGGCTTGCATCGGGAAAGTAG
- a CDS encoding N-acyl-L-homoserine lactone synthase (MaGe:77309434), whose amino-acid sequence MQLLQESRPIEFCEDGLLVKTLTKKNELRASYRLRHQVFAERLQWVDQSTDGLEVDLYDEFATSVGLFDESHGLCGIFRMVSSPAPFMMEAEFRSCLLPEYEIRKEPDTVEITRLALAPSLSTKGLSIRYMQVLYKGVYQWCMENDARFLYMVVEKRFLRVLRGMGFTCTAVSPAVALPPAEVLSIAAILDWKQFNETCPQKQPGFFQWISESNSDAVFEKGAFLPLDAKDHDSRCGGIGGERISIGKISDELVAA is encoded by the coding sequence ATGCAGTTGTTGCAAGAAAGTCGGCCAATAGAATTCTGCGAGGATGGGTTGCTCGTAAAGACTCTTACGAAAAAAAATGAATTGCGCGCATCATACCGATTGCGTCATCAGGTATTTGCAGAGCGCCTGCAGTGGGTTGATCAAAGCACTGATGGGCTCGAAGTTGACTTGTATGATGAGTTTGCTACGTCGGTAGGGTTGTTTGATGAGAGCCATGGTTTGTGTGGGATCTTTCGAATGGTGAGCTCGCCAGCACCTTTTATGATGGAGGCGGAGTTTCGGTCGTGCTTATTGCCAGAGTATGAAATCAGAAAAGAGCCTGATACTGTTGAGATCACTCGTCTCGCGTTAGCCCCCAGCCTATCAACTAAAGGTCTTTCAATTCGGTATATGCAGGTTCTGTATAAAGGAGTCTATCAATGGTGTATGGAAAACGACGCACGCTTTCTCTACATGGTTGTGGAAAAGCGATTTCTGCGAGTGCTCAGAGGAATGGGGTTTACGTGCACTGCCGTTAGTCCGGCGGTAGCGCTTCCACCGGCAGAGGTTCTCTCTATCGCTGCCATTTTGGATTGGAAGCAGTTCAATGAAACGTGCCCTCAGAAGCAGCCCGGGTTTTTCCAATGGATTAGTGAGAGCAATAGTGATGCTGTATTTGAAAAGGGTGCGTTCCTTCCGCTGGATGCGAAAGATCATGATTCGCGTTGCGGAGGCATCGGAGGAGAGCGGATTTCAATCGGAAAGATTTCAGATGAGCTGGTTGCAGCATAG
- a CDS encoding Nitrate/nitrite sensor protein (MaGe:77309436), with amino-acid sequence MVKEGKRLRIIDGFRQAPPLSTNHLFRGGTSSQHSRTGDVSSQFTGPVGGQLTVALKATEERLSSLLEDRTRIGRDLHDSVLQSLYAIGLGLETSRRVGASPQPGADHAYTHAVDQLNHLIHEVRGLIKGLADGSVQGIDLNEELRKLASSYERIGGVTVSLGLQPSSLDVLTSEEEQEVLNIVREALSNCVRHAEATHINVTVRTHKGRIRVSVRDNGKGFVVTDAGPKGYGLMNMETRAKKLGGSLRLQSKPGCGTQITAEFALEPILTSV; translated from the coding sequence ATGGTGAAGGAAGGAAAGAGGCTCCGGATCATTGATGGGTTTCGGCAAGCCCCCCCCTTGAGCACGAATCACCTTTTCAGAGGAGGCACCAGCTCGCAGCACAGCAGAACGGGTGATGTATCCTCTCAATTCACCGGTCCAGTCGGAGGCCAGCTGACCGTAGCGCTCAAAGCAACGGAAGAGCGCCTTAGCAGCCTTTTGGAAGACCGAACTCGTATTGGCCGGGATTTGCACGATTCCGTCTTGCAATCGCTCTACGCGATTGGCCTCGGCCTCGAAACGTCCCGCCGCGTCGGCGCATCGCCGCAACCCGGCGCCGACCACGCTTACACACATGCCGTGGACCAGCTGAACCACTTGATCCATGAGGTGCGCGGCTTAATCAAAGGGCTCGCCGACGGATCGGTGCAGGGGATCGATCTGAATGAGGAACTGCGAAAGCTGGCCAGCAGCTACGAACGGATCGGCGGGGTGACGGTGTCGCTGGGGTTACAGCCTTCTTCGCTTGATGTGCTCACGAGCGAAGAAGAGCAGGAAGTGCTGAACATCGTGCGTGAGGCCTTGAGCAACTGCGTCCGCCATGCGGAGGCAACGCATATCAACGTAACCGTCCGCACGCACAAAGGCAGAATCCGGGTCAGCGTTCGCGACAACGGCAAGGGGTTCGTCGTGACCGATGCAGGCCCCAAAGGCTATGGCCTGATGAATATGGAAACGCGGGCCAAAAAACTCGGCGGCAGTTTGCGGCTGCAATCGAAGCCTGGCTGCGGCACGCAGATCACCGCAGAATTTGCACTCGAGCCGATTTTAACGTCTGTATGA